Proteins co-encoded in one Vidua macroura isolate BioBank_ID:100142 chromosome 13, ASM2450914v1, whole genome shotgun sequence genomic window:
- the GNAT1 gene encoding guanine nucleotide-binding protein G(t) subunit alpha-1, which yields MGAGASAEEKHSRELEKKLKEDAEKDARTVKLLLLGAGESGKSTIVKQMKIIHQDGYSLEECLEFIAIIYSNTLQSMLAIVRAMSTLNIQYGDTARQDDARKLLHLSDTIEEGTMPKEMSEIIGRLWKDSGIQACFDRASEYQLNDSAGYYLSDLERLVTPGYVPTEQDVLRSRVKTTGIIETQFSFKDLNFRMFDVGGQRSERKKWIHCFEGVTCIIFIAALSAYDMVLVEDDEVNRMHESLHLFNSICNHRYFATTSIVLFLNKKDVFLEKIKKAHLSICFPDYDGPNTYDDAGNYIKLQFLELNMRRDVKEIYSHMTCATDTENVKFVFDAVTDIIIKENLKDCGLF from the exons ATGGGAGCCGGGGCCAGTGCCGAGGAGAAGCATTCCCGAGAGCTGGAGAAGAAGCTCAAGGAAGATGCTGAGAAGGACGCCAGGACCgtcaagctgctgctgctgg GAGCAGGGGAGTCGGGGAAGAGCACCATTGTCAAGCAGATGAA GATCATCCACCAGGACGGTTACTCGCTGGAGGAATGCCTGGAGTTCATTGCTATCATTTACAGCAACACGCTCCAGTCCATGCTGGCCATCGTGCGGGCCATGAGCACCCTCAACATCCAGTATGGGGACACAGCTCGCCAG GATGATGCCCGCAAGCTGCTGCACCTCTCGGACACCATCGAGGAGGGGACCATGCCTAAGGAGATGTCAGAAATCATCGGGCGGCTCTGGAAGGACTCGGGCATCCAAGCCTGCTTTGACCGCGCCTCCGAGTACCAGCTCAATGACTCTGCGGGCTA CTACCTGTCAGACCTGGAGCGCCTGGTGACCCCCGGCTACGTCCCCACAGAGCAGGACGTGCTGCGTTCCCGCGTCAAGACAACTGGCATCATAGAGACCCAGTTCTCCTTCAAAGACCTCAACTTCAG GATGTTCGACGTGGGTGGGCAGCGCTCAGAGAGGAAGAAGTGGATCCACTGCTTTGAGGGTGTGACCTGCATCATCTTCATCGCGGCTCTCAGTGCCTACGACATGGTCCTGGTGGAGGATGATGAAGTG AACCGCATGCATGAGAGCCTGCACCTCTTCAACAGCATCTGCAACCACCGCTACTTTGCCACCACCTCCATCGTCCTCTTCCTCAACAAGAAGGACGTTTTCCTGGAGAAGATCAAGAAGGCCCATCTCAGCATCTGCTTCCCTGACTACGACG GTCCCAACACCTACGACGATGCGGGCAACTACATCAAGCTGCAGTTCCTGGAGCTGAATATGCGGCGGGACGTGAAGGAGATCTACTCCCACATGACCTGCGCCACCGATACCGAGAACGTCAAGTTCGTCTTTGACGCCGTCACTGACATCATCATCAAGGAGAACCTCAAGGACTGCGGGCTGTTCTGA
- the GNAI2 gene encoding guanine nucleotide-binding protein G(i) subunit alpha-2 — MGCTVSAEDKAAAERSRMIDKNLREDGEKAAREVKLLLLGAGESGKSTIVKQMKIIHEDGYSEEECRQYKAVVYSNTIQSIMAIIKAMGNLQIDFGDSSRADDARQLFALSSTAEEQGIMPEDLANVIRRLWADNGVQACFNRSREYQLNDSAAYYLNDLERIARADYIPTQQDVLRTRVKTTGIVETHFTFKDLHFKMFDVGGQRSERKKWIHCFEGVTAIIFCVALSAYDLVLAEDEEMNRMHESMKLFDSICNNKWFTDTSIILFLNKKDLFEEKIVHSSLTICFPEYTGANKYDEAASYIQSKFEDLNKRKDTKEIYTHFTCATDTKNVQFVFDAVTDVIIKNNLKDCGLF, encoded by the exons atgggCTGCACCGTGAGCGCCGAGGACAAGGCGGCCGCCGAGCGCTCCCGCATGATCGACAAGAACCTGCGGGAGGACGGCGAGAAGGCGGCGCGCGAGGTGAAACTGCTACTGCTGG GTGCCGGTGAGTCTGGGAAGAGCACCATCGTCAAACAGATGAA GATCATCCATGAGGATGGCTATTCAGAGGAGGAGTGCCGGCAGTACAAAGCTGTGGTCTACAGCAACACCATCCAGTCCATTATGGCTATCATCAAGGCAATGGGGAACCTGCAGATTGACTTTGGAGACTCCTCCAGAGCG GATGATGCTCGGCAGCTGTTTGCACTCTCCTCcactgctgaggagcagggcaTCATGCCTGAGGACCTGGCCAACGTCATCAGGAGACTGTGGGCTGACAACGGGGTCCAGGCTTGTTTCAACCGCTCCCGAGAGTACCAGCTGAACGACTCTGCTGCCTA CTACCTGAACGACCTGGAGAGGATAGCCCGTGCCGACTACATCCCTACCCAGCAGGACGTGCTGCGCACCAGGGTGAAGACCACGGGCATCGTAGAGACTCACTTCACCTTTAAGGACCTGCACTTCAA GATGTTCGATGTGGGTGGCCAGCGTTCGGAACGGAAGAAGTGGATCCACTGCTTTGAGGGGGTGACAGCCATCATTTTCTGTGTGGCCCTGAGTGCCTATGACCTGGTGCTGGCTGAAGATGAGGAGATG AACCGGATGCATGAGAGCATGAAGTTGTTTGACAGCATCTGCAATAATAAGTGGTTCACAGACACGTCCATCATCCTCTTCCTCAACAAGAAGGACCTCTTTGAGGAGAAGATCGTGCACAGCTCCCTCACCATCTGCTTCCCTGAGTACACAG GGGCCAACAAGTATGATGAGGCAGCCAGCTACATCCAGAGCAAGTTCGAGGACCTGAACAAGCGGAAGGACACCAAGGAGATCTACACTCATTTCACCTGTGCCACGGACACCAAGAACGTGCAGTTCGTCTTCGACGCCGTCACCGACGTCATCATCAAAAACAACCTGAAGGACTGTGGTCTCTTCTGA
- the SEMA3F gene encoding semaphorin-3F isoform X2, protein MPVVGVLLWATLLTLGWRAAHPKDHGFATPRVQLSFKELKATGTAHFFNFLLNSSDYRILLKDEDHDRMYVGSKDYVLSLDLHDINREPLIIHWPASQQRIEECILSGKNSNGECGNFIRLIQPWNRTHLYVCGTGAYNPICAFVNRGRKAQDYIFYLEPDKLESGKGKCSYDPKVDTVSALINEELYAGVYIDFMGTDAAIFRTMGKQTAMRTDQYNSRWLNDPAFVRAQLIPDSSERNDDKLYFFFREKSADAPLSPGVYSRIGRICLNDDGGHCCLVNKWSTFLKARLVCSVPGPDGIETHFDELQDVFIQQTQDTKNPVIYAVFSASGSVFKGSAVCVYSMADIRMVFNGPFAHKEGPNYQWMPYTGKMPYPRPGTCPGGTFTPSMKSTKDYPDEVINFMRAHPLMYHAVYPTHRQPLVVRTNVNYRFTTVAVDQVDAADGRYEVLFLGTDRGTVQKVIVLPRDDMETEELMLEEIEVFKVPAPIKTMTISSKRQQLYVSSAVGVTHLALHRCDVYGEACADCCLARDPYCAWDGSACTRYSASSKRRSRRQDVRHGNPIRQCRGYNSNANKNTVEAVQYGVEGSTAFLECQPRSPQASVKWLLQKNNSDRRKELRVEGRVLRTEQGLLLRALQLSDSGLYSCTATENNFKHTVTKVQLRVLSSRAVHTVLVQAETPPGLPGAPTPRYQDLLQLLTQPEMGLLDQYCQGYWRHTAASPPQPLAGLKAKEQQDQKKPRNRRNHQPETYGHT, encoded by the exons AGCTGAAGGCGACGGGCACAGCACACTTCTTCAACTTCCTCCTCAACTCCAGTGACTACCGCATCCTGCTGAAGGATGAGGACCACGACCGCATGTATGTGGGCAGCAAGGACTACGTCCTCTCGCTGGACCTCCACGACATCAACCGCGAGCCACTCATC ATCCATTGGCCCGCTTCCCAGCAGAGGATCGAGGAGTGCATCCTATCAGGCAAGAACAGTAAT ggGGAGTGCGGCAACTTCATCCGCCTGATCCAGCCCTGGAACCGGACGCACCTCTACGTGTGTGGCACTGGCGCCTACAACCCCATCTGTGCCTTCGTCAACCGCGGGCGCAAAGCCCAG GATTATATCTTCTACCTGGAGCCAGACAAGCTGGAGTCGGGCAAGGGGAAGTGTTCCTACGACCCCAAAGTAGACACCGTCTCTGCATTAATAA ATGAAGAGCTTTATGCTGGTGTCTACATCGACTTCATGGGCACGGACGCAGCCATCTTCCGCACCATGGGCAAGCAGACAGCCATGAGGACGGACCAGTACAATTCCCGCTGGCTCAATG ACCCAGCCTTCGTCCGTGCCCAGCTCATCCCTGACAGCAGCGAGAGGAATGATGACAAGCTCTACTTCTTCTTCCGAGAGAAGTCGGCTGATGCCCCACTGAGTCCTGGGGTCTATTCCCGCATTGGGCGCATCTGCCTG AATGATGACGGGGGCCACTGCTGCCTTGTGAACAAGTGGAGCACCTTCCTGAAGGCCCGGCTCGTCTGCTCTGTGCCGGGACCCGACGGAATTGAAACGCACTTCGACGAGCTCC AGGACGTCTTCATCCAGCAGACTCAGGACACCAAGAACCCTGTTATCTACGCTGTGTTCTCTGCTTCGGG GTCGGTCTTCAAAGGCTCTGCTGTGTGTGTCTACTCGATGGCTGACATCCGTATGGTCTTCAATGGGCCCTTTGCCCACAAGGAGGGACCCAACTATCAGTGGATGCCCTACACAGGAAAAATGCCCTACCCCCGTCCAGGCACC TGCCCTGGGGGGACCTTCACCCCATCCATGAAGTCGACCAAGGACTACCCTGACGAAGTGATCAACTTCATGCGCGCACACCCGCTGATGTACCACGCCGTGTACCCCACGCACCGCCAGCCGCTGGTGGTCCGCACCAACGTCAACTACCGCTTCACCACCGTGGCCGTGGACCAGGTGGACGCGGCAGACGGGCGCTATGAGGTGCTTTTCCTGGGCACAG ATCGGGGCACCGTGCAGAAGGTCATTGTGCTCCCCCGGGATGAcatggagacagaggagctcaTGCTGGAGGAGATTGAAGTGTTCAAG GTGCCAGCACCCATCAAGACAATGACCATCTCCTCCAAGAGG CAACAGCTGTATGTGTCCTCGGCCGTAGGCGTGACCCACCTGGCCCTGCACCGCTGTGACGTGTACGGGGAAGCCTGTGCTGACTGCTGCCTGGCCCGGGACCCGTACTGTGCCTGGGACGGCAGCGCCTGCACCCGCTACTCCGCCTCCTCCAAGAG GCGGAGCCGGCGGCAGGACGTCCGGCATGGCAACCCCATCCGGCAGTGCCGCGGCTACAACTCCAACG CTAACAAGAACACGGTGGAGGCCGTGCAGTACGGGGTGGAGGGCAGCACAGCCTTCCTGGAGTGCCAGCCCCGCTCGCCTCAGGCCAGCGTCAAGTGGCTGCTGCAGAAGAACAACAGCGACCGGCGGAAAGAG CTGCGGGTGGAGGGCCGGGTGCTGCGCACGGAGCAGGGCTTGCTGCTGCGCGCCCTCCAGCTCAGCGACAGCGGCCTCTACTCCTGCACCGCCACCGAGAACAACTTCAAGCACACGGTGACCAAGGTGCAGCTCCGTGTCCTCAGCAGCCGCGCCGTCCACACCGTGCTGGTCCAGGCGGAGACCCCCCCCGGCCTGCCGGGTGCCCCCACTCCCCGCTACCAggacctgctgcagctcctcactcaGCCTGAAATGGGACTCCTGGACCAGTACTGCCAGGGCTACTGGCGGCACACGGCCGCCAGCCCCCCGCAGCCGCTGGCTGGCCTCAAagccaaggagcagcaggaccagAAGAAGCCTCGAAACCGCCGGAATCACCAGCCAGAGACCTATGGGCATACATGA
- the SEMA3F gene encoding semaphorin-3F isoform X1 has protein sequence MPVVGVLLWATLLTLGWRAAHPKDHGFATPRVQLSFKELKATGTAHFFNFLLNSSDYRILLKDEDHDRMYVGSKDYVLSLDLHDINREPLIIHWPASQQRIEECILSGKNSNGECGNFIRLIQPWNRTHLYVCGTGAYNPICAFVNRGRKAQGFPPSQPGGRESRSTDSPLSPRPAQSKDYIFYLEPDKLESGKGKCSYDPKVDTVSALINEELYAGVYIDFMGTDAAIFRTMGKQTAMRTDQYNSRWLNDPAFVRAQLIPDSSERNDDKLYFFFREKSADAPLSPGVYSRIGRICLNDDGGHCCLVNKWSTFLKARLVCSVPGPDGIETHFDELQDVFIQQTQDTKNPVIYAVFSASGSVFKGSAVCVYSMADIRMVFNGPFAHKEGPNYQWMPYTGKMPYPRPGTCPGGTFTPSMKSTKDYPDEVINFMRAHPLMYHAVYPTHRQPLVVRTNVNYRFTTVAVDQVDAADGRYEVLFLGTDRGTVQKVIVLPRDDMETEELMLEEIEVFKVPAPIKTMTISSKRQQLYVSSAVGVTHLALHRCDVYGEACADCCLARDPYCAWDGSACTRYSASSKRRSRRQDVRHGNPIRQCRGYNSNANKNTVEAVQYGVEGSTAFLECQPRSPQASVKWLLQKNNSDRRKELRVEGRVLRTEQGLLLRALQLSDSGLYSCTATENNFKHTVTKVQLRVLSSRAVHTVLVQAETPPGLPGAPTPRYQDLLQLLTQPEMGLLDQYCQGYWRHTAASPPQPLAGLKAKEQQDQKKPRNRRNHQPETYGHT, from the exons AGCTGAAGGCGACGGGCACAGCACACTTCTTCAACTTCCTCCTCAACTCCAGTGACTACCGCATCCTGCTGAAGGATGAGGACCACGACCGCATGTATGTGGGCAGCAAGGACTACGTCCTCTCGCTGGACCTCCACGACATCAACCGCGAGCCACTCATC ATCCATTGGCCCGCTTCCCAGCAGAGGATCGAGGAGTGCATCCTATCAGGCAAGAACAGTAAT ggGGAGTGCGGCAACTTCATCCGCCTGATCCAGCCCTGGAACCGGACGCACCTCTACGTGTGTGGCACTGGCGCCTACAACCCCATCTGTGCCTTCGTCAACCGCGGGCGCAAAGCCCAG ggGTTCCCGCCGAGCCAGCCGGGAGGCCGGGAAAGCAGATCCACCGACAGCCCCCTCAGCCCGAGACCAGCACAAAGCAAG GATTATATCTTCTACCTGGAGCCAGACAAGCTGGAGTCGGGCAAGGGGAAGTGTTCCTACGACCCCAAAGTAGACACCGTCTCTGCATTAATAA ATGAAGAGCTTTATGCTGGTGTCTACATCGACTTCATGGGCACGGACGCAGCCATCTTCCGCACCATGGGCAAGCAGACAGCCATGAGGACGGACCAGTACAATTCCCGCTGGCTCAATG ACCCAGCCTTCGTCCGTGCCCAGCTCATCCCTGACAGCAGCGAGAGGAATGATGACAAGCTCTACTTCTTCTTCCGAGAGAAGTCGGCTGATGCCCCACTGAGTCCTGGGGTCTATTCCCGCATTGGGCGCATCTGCCTG AATGATGACGGGGGCCACTGCTGCCTTGTGAACAAGTGGAGCACCTTCCTGAAGGCCCGGCTCGTCTGCTCTGTGCCGGGACCCGACGGAATTGAAACGCACTTCGACGAGCTCC AGGACGTCTTCATCCAGCAGACTCAGGACACCAAGAACCCTGTTATCTACGCTGTGTTCTCTGCTTCGGG GTCGGTCTTCAAAGGCTCTGCTGTGTGTGTCTACTCGATGGCTGACATCCGTATGGTCTTCAATGGGCCCTTTGCCCACAAGGAGGGACCCAACTATCAGTGGATGCCCTACACAGGAAAAATGCCCTACCCCCGTCCAGGCACC TGCCCTGGGGGGACCTTCACCCCATCCATGAAGTCGACCAAGGACTACCCTGACGAAGTGATCAACTTCATGCGCGCACACCCGCTGATGTACCACGCCGTGTACCCCACGCACCGCCAGCCGCTGGTGGTCCGCACCAACGTCAACTACCGCTTCACCACCGTGGCCGTGGACCAGGTGGACGCGGCAGACGGGCGCTATGAGGTGCTTTTCCTGGGCACAG ATCGGGGCACCGTGCAGAAGGTCATTGTGCTCCCCCGGGATGAcatggagacagaggagctcaTGCTGGAGGAGATTGAAGTGTTCAAG GTGCCAGCACCCATCAAGACAATGACCATCTCCTCCAAGAGG CAACAGCTGTATGTGTCCTCGGCCGTAGGCGTGACCCACCTGGCCCTGCACCGCTGTGACGTGTACGGGGAAGCCTGTGCTGACTGCTGCCTGGCCCGGGACCCGTACTGTGCCTGGGACGGCAGCGCCTGCACCCGCTACTCCGCCTCCTCCAAGAG GCGGAGCCGGCGGCAGGACGTCCGGCATGGCAACCCCATCCGGCAGTGCCGCGGCTACAACTCCAACG CTAACAAGAACACGGTGGAGGCCGTGCAGTACGGGGTGGAGGGCAGCACAGCCTTCCTGGAGTGCCAGCCCCGCTCGCCTCAGGCCAGCGTCAAGTGGCTGCTGCAGAAGAACAACAGCGACCGGCGGAAAGAG CTGCGGGTGGAGGGCCGGGTGCTGCGCACGGAGCAGGGCTTGCTGCTGCGCGCCCTCCAGCTCAGCGACAGCGGCCTCTACTCCTGCACCGCCACCGAGAACAACTTCAAGCACACGGTGACCAAGGTGCAGCTCCGTGTCCTCAGCAGCCGCGCCGTCCACACCGTGCTGGTCCAGGCGGAGACCCCCCCCGGCCTGCCGGGTGCCCCCACTCCCCGCTACCAggacctgctgcagctcctcactcaGCCTGAAATGGGACTCCTGGACCAGTACTGCCAGGGCTACTGGCGGCACACGGCCGCCAGCCCCCCGCAGCCGCTGGCTGGCCTCAAagccaaggagcagcaggaccagAAGAAGCCTCGAAACCGCCGGAATCACCAGCCAGAGACCTATGGGCATACATGA